The genomic DNA AAAGCTATGTAAAAAAAGGCCATGGACGACTTTCGCATTCCTGTATGTTTCTCCATATGAAAAGGAATATAGGACGTCAAACCATCTTGTATATCAAAGCATCAGTAAATCGTGTGACAGCAAACTTTGAATCCAATTTATATAGTATCATAGCAACAGATTGTACAGAAGCAAATAAAATCGGTTACAAATTCTATCTCCTCCAGGGAAAATAGACCTGTCTGATTCGGACTCTCTGTGTGGATCCCCATTTTTTTCATGAAAATATAAACCGGGCTGTAACGAATACAGCCATTTTCGGATATATCGCTTAAGGAGGTGAATGAATGCAGGACACCGAGGAACTCTACAGGGAATATTCGACGCAAGTATATAAGTTCGTGTTCAGTTTGTGTCATAGCCACTTGCTGGCGGAAGAGATCACCCAGGAAACCTTTTATAGAGCCGTAAAGTCCATACATAGATACGACGGAACCTGCAAGGTGTATGTCTGGCTGTGTCAAATTGCCAAGCATGTGTGGTATCAGGAACTGGCTAAGCAAAAAAAGAGAAAAGACGACGCCTTCATAGACACGCCCTTAGTCGATCCGGTTTCCCCGGAGTCTCAGTTCATCCTGGCTCAAAATAAAATGGAATTATATAAGCAGCTTCATTCCCTAGAACCCAATACCAAAGAAGTCATGTACCTGCGCATGACCGGCGAATTCAGCTTTCGGGAGATTGGCGAAATTCTTGGAAGGGACGAAACGTGGGCAAGAGTGACCTTTTACCGCGGAATGCCGCCAGTATTACCAGCAGATGACGGAGCCGCTCGATTCGAGCCTACCCATCCTAGCTGCGGAAGAAGTAGAGAAACTCGATTACCTCAAAAAAGTGAGAAAAAAGAACAAACAGACGCTCATCCTTTCCATTTTTGCCGTACTTGTGCTGGTCATGGCCGTCATCGGACTTTTTGCCATCGGTCTACCGGTGTCCTCCAAGGATGTAAAAATATCTTATCAGAATGTCAACGATCGTTTAGAAGTTCATTTAACGCTGGAAAACGGCAAGGATTTGATATTCTCGAATAAAAGCAAATTCATTTATGATGAACATCATAACGTTGTAGGATATGAGACTCGTTACATACCGAAAGGCGTATTCCACAATCCGTTCGATGATGTAGGAAAGGAGATAATGCTGGGGATGCAAAATCAAGCCTCATCAGATTATAAGAGTACCTTCATTCTGGAGTTTAAAGATAAAACGATGACGTTTGTGGATGGAAATTTGGTTGAGTGACATTCTGACCAACCAGTCTTCGGAAACTGATCCGATGGCTGGTTATTTTTTATTTTCAACTAGCATCCTTACAACAACTTCCAGCCCGAGTTAATCCTCCATTTACAAATGGAGTGTATACTAATCGTTAAGAAAGGTGACGATAACATGCACCTAAAGAAAGGAGATTCATATGGGAATTCATACGTATTTTCAATCGCTAAATGACCTTGAGCGCATTATTCGCTGTCCCGGCAAATTCAAATTCGAAGAGCACAGCGTATCCGCCCATTCCTGGAAGGTTGTGCAATATGCCAAAACACTAGCCGACATTGAGGAATCGAATGGAGTCGACATCGACTGGAAAAAGCTATACGAGATCACGAGCAGCCATGACTACGGAGAGATTTTCATCGGGGATATCAAGACGCCTGTAAAGCATCATTCCCTGGAGCTTCGGGCCATGCTGCAGCAAGTGGAGGAAGGCATGGTCGCCCATTTCATCGACGAGCATATTCCGGAGGAATTCAAGCCGATTTTTCGCAGACAGCTGCGCGAAGGCAAGGACGATTCCGTTGAAGGACGAATCCTCGAGGTTGCGGACAAAATGGATCAAGTCTATGAGGCTTTTGCAGAACTTGCGCGCGGCAACACCGAAAAGGAATTCATCGTCATGTATCGTAATGCCCTGATCAAAATCAAAAGCATCGAGCTGCACTGCGTAGACTATTTCTTGCAGTATATTTTGCCCGATTTGGTTCGCGAAGGATCCCGTTCCCCGATCAATATTGAACAAATCACGAACGAAGCTCTTTCCTCATAATCTCTGCGCTCTTGTTACTCTTCTTTTTACTCCATTCCAACCCCTTTTCACTCATATCCTTTCCTCTCTTTTCATTTCCAACTCCGTTCATCTCGCTTCATATCCTATTTACTCTCCAATATCCTTTTTCCCACTTTCCATTCTTAAGTATTTCTTCCGTTACGCACAAAATCCCCGCAAGTTCTTCTAGCTCCACGTTCCTTTTCATAGTTTAATTTCTCCCTACATATCAACTTAAGAGATGCCTTCATTCCCCCATTTCCTATATTTCTCCCGCTCACCATTAACATTTTTGAATAAAAATTCCGAAATATTATTTAAATGTATTCTTATTATTTTGAAAATAAAAACCAGCAAGTCTAGCAACACCATACATACGAGGGGGAAAGGCCCATGAAATGGATCGCCAATCAAAAAATATCGCACAAGATCAACAGCTTAATCGTACTTTCTTTGCTGTTTCTGGCTGTCATCGGAACAATCGGGTTCGCGTCTTTAAAGGCCGTCAATGCCAATGCGAAGGGAATGTACGAAGACAAGATGCTGCCGAATGAAGCATTAAGTCAACTCATTACGATCAGCACTCAAATCGATTCTTATCAAACCAAACTGATTTTGGGGGATGCCAGAGTGGATCGTGCCGGCACAACCGCTAAGCTTGACCAGCTTAAGCAGCAGGATGCAGCGACGAGAAAGCAGCTTGAGGGTTATGGAAAGAACGCCGTGGATCAGGATCTTTACAAACAGTATTTGAAGTTAGTCGATTTCGGTGAAAAGCATTACGCGCGCGTAAAAGAGCTGCTGAGCGAAAACAATGCGACGGAGGCCTACGTATACTATGATTTGAATTTCAGGACGAATATCGAAAGCATCGTAACCGTGTTAAGGCAAATGAAGTCCATAAATCTGGAAATCGCCGAGCAGTTTAATCAGCAGAATAGTAAGCAGGCCCGAAATATTATGGCTCTCGAGCTGATTGTCGTGCTGGCTGCGATCGTGATCTCCGGTACGGCAGGTCTATACATATCCCGCATGATTAACAAGCCGATTAAAGAGCTGCAGAAGGTAATGGCCATGGCGGAATCGGGTAACCTGGCGGTCAAGGGCAGCTATCAATCCAAGGATGAGTTAGGAGAACTTACGAAGAACTTTAACGGCATGATTGGAGCGATTCGCGAAATGATTTCCAACATGACTGCACAATCATCCGTGATTGCCACCAATACCGAAAAACTGCTGTCTAATGCCGAAACGATGACCCTGCATTCTTCCCACAATGCCGAAGAGCTGCAGGAGGTCGCATCGCAGGCAGTCATCCAATCCCACAGCATTCAGGAGAGCAGCCGAGCCGTGGAGGAAATGGCCGCCGGAGTTCAAAAGATTACGGAAGCCACCGCATCCGTTGCGGACTTTGCCAATCATTCCTCCAAACAGGCCGACACGGGCAGCGTGCGGATCGAGCGTATTCATGGCCAGATGAACGCCATTCTGCTGAGCTCGAAAGAAACGGAGGAAGTGATCCGCACCTTCCATCAGCAGACCGAGGAAATCGGAAAAGCCGTGCATACGATTCAGGAGATCGCGGAGGAAGTCAACATCCTGTCGCTGAACGCTTCTATCGAAGCGGCCCGAGCCGGCGAATACGGGAGAGGATTTGCCGTGGTGGCAGAGGAAGTGAAAAGATTGGCAGACCACTCCAAACAATCCTCCCTGGACATTGTGACCATCGTGAACCGGATTCAGGAGCGCTCCTCGCATGCGGTCATGCTCGTCGATAAGGAACAGCACGAGGTGCAGCAGGGCATGACGGAGATGCACGCAGCCAAAATCGCCTTTGAAGAAATCAATGCGTCCGTACAGCAGCTGACTGAGCAGTTGCATGAAGTGTCGGCCTCCGCGGAGGAAATTTCAGCAAGCACGGAAGAGGTGACGGCTACGCTTCTCCATTTGAATGGAGCAATCGAACAATCGTCGAACCAAACGGTGCATGTTGCCCAATCGACGAACGAACAAGTAACCGTCATTCAGCATATGAAGGATGATGTGCATGACCTCAGCGGGGTCGCGGTCGAGCTTCAAGTGCTGGCA from Paenibacillus sp. J23TS9 includes the following:
- a CDS encoding RNA polymerase sigma factor, with the translated sequence MQDTEELYREYSTQVYKFVFSLCHSHLLAEEITQETFYRAVKSIHRYDGTCKVYVWLCQIAKHVWYQELAKQKKRKDDAFIDTPLVDPVSPESQFILAQNKMELYKQLHSLEPNTKEVMYLRMTGEFSFREIGEILGRDETWARVTFYRGMPPVLPADDGAARFEPTHPSCGRSRETRLPQKSEKKEQTDAHPFHFCRTCAGHGRHRTFCHRSTGVLQGCKNILSECQRSFRSSFNAGKRQGFDILE
- a CDS encoding YfbR-like 5'-deoxynucleotidase, with the translated sequence MGIHTYFQSLNDLERIIRCPGKFKFEEHSVSAHSWKVVQYAKTLADIEESNGVDIDWKKLYEITSSHDYGEIFIGDIKTPVKHHSLELRAMLQQVEEGMVAHFIDEHIPEEFKPIFRRQLREGKDDSVEGRILEVADKMDQVYEAFAELARGNTEKEFIVMYRNALIKIKSIELHCVDYFLQYILPDLVREGSRSPINIEQITNEALSS
- a CDS encoding methyl-accepting chemotaxis protein, with the translated sequence MKWIANQKISHKINSLIVLSLLFLAVIGTIGFASLKAVNANAKGMYEDKMLPNEALSQLITISTQIDSYQTKLILGDARVDRAGTTAKLDQLKQQDAATRKQLEGYGKNAVDQDLYKQYLKLVDFGEKHYARVKELLSENNATEAYVYYDLNFRTNIESIVTVLRQMKSINLEIAEQFNQQNSKQARNIMALELIVVLAAIVISGTAGLYISRMINKPIKELQKVMAMAESGNLAVKGSYQSKDELGELTKNFNGMIGAIREMISNMTAQSSVIATNTEKLLSNAETMTLHSSHNAEELQEVASQAVIQSHSIQESSRAVEEMAAGVQKITEATASVADFANHSSKQADTGSVRIERIHGQMNAILLSSKETEEVIRTFHQQTEEIGKAVHTIQEIAEEVNILSLNASIEAARAGEYGRGFAVVAEEVKRLADHSKQSSLDIVTIVNRIQERSSHAVMLVDKEQHEVQQGMTEMHAAKIAFEEINASVQQLTEQLHEVSASAEEISASTEEVTATLLHLNGAIEQSSNQTVHVAQSTNEQVTVIQHMKDDVHDLSGVAVELQVLAGKFKL